ATCGAGCCCGGGCGAGGAAACCTCGAGCTGGTACTGGCTCTGCACCAGATCGGCAGCATCGAGACCGACCGCGATCTCCCGCGACACGGCGACACAACGATCGATCGGAACCTTTCCATCGGACAGGGGCGTATCCACGACGACACGCACGGTCCAGGGGGAGCGCCCCTGCCGCAACTCGACGTCGACCAATTCCAGGCCGTGATCTGTGACGATCGGCTCGATCAAAGCTCGGTACCCATCCGGGATGTCCCGGTACATGCTGC
The sequence above is drawn from the bacterium genome and encodes:
- a CDS encoding ribosome maturation factor RimP, yielding MYRDIPDGYRALIEPIVTDHGLELVDVELRQGRSPWTVRVVVDTPLSDGKVPIDRCVAVSREIAVGLDAADLVQSQYQLEVSSPGLDRTLSREKDFHNACGQEVKIETRHPVEGRRRFKGKMLAFDGRVIEVEVDGEPREVPFEAVARARTLYQFTRDDFASGAKRADRAS